In Gammaproteobacteria bacterium, one genomic interval encodes:
- a CDS encoding superoxide dismutase family protein — MRFIRYFLSLSCALITLSGCKPSETITVDMNNVSGGLIGESVGTVTIKQVEDGLEFTPNLHGLTYLGVNADHGFHVHTNHSCTDAGGHYDPQETHSHKGPSDPTGHLGDLPSLYVTNDGTATQSVNAQRLTLADVKGHSLMIHEGGDNYSDTPEANGGGGNRMACGLIG; from the coding sequence ATGCGTTTTATAAGATATTTTCTGTCATTAAGCTGCGCATTAATTACGCTCTCAGGCTGCAAGCCATCTGAAACAATTACTGTAGATATGAACAATGTTTCTGGCGGATTAATCGGTGAATCTGTCGGGACGGTTACTATCAAGCAAGTAGAGGATGGCTTAGAGTTCACACCCAATTTACATGGCTTAACCTATTTAGGCGTCAATGCGGATCATGGCTTCCATGTACACACAAACCATTCTTGCACTGACGCCGGTGGTCACTATGACCCTCAAGAAACGCACTCACATAAAGGGCCTTCTGACCCAACTGGACATTTAGGTGATTTACCCTCCTTGTATGTCACTAATGATGGAACAGCAACACAGTCAGTCAACGCGCAACGCCTGACTTTGGCCGATGTTAAGGGGCATAGTTTAATGATTCATGAAGGTGGTGATAATTATAGTGATACCCCGGAAGCAAATGGTGGCGGTGGAAATAGAATGGCATGTGGCCTTATTGGCTAG